From Patagioenas fasciata isolate bPatFas1 chromosome 15, bPatFas1.hap1, whole genome shotgun sequence, a single genomic window includes:
- the DEXI gene encoding dexamethasone-induced protein, which produces MPAAVSARLDSLESWAFHAFLVLPYMFYVGLFFVNVLILYYAFLMEYIVLNVGIVFLPEDMDQALVDLGVLSDPGSVLYETDSELDVFDGYLE; this is translated from the coding sequence ATGCCCGCCGCGGTCTCGGCACGGCTGGATTCGCTGGAGTCCTGGGCCTTCCATGCGTTCCTGGTGCTGCCCTATATGTTTTACGTGGGGTTGTTCTTTGTCAACGTGCTGATCCTGTACTATGCGTTCCTGATGGAGTACATCGTGCTCAATGTAGGCATCGTCTTCTTGCCCGAGGATATGGACCAGGCTCTGGTGGATCTAGGGGTGCTCTCCGACCCCGGCTCCGTGCTCTACGAGACGGACAGCGAGCTGGATGTTTTTGATGGGTACTTGGAGTGA